One window of the Herpetosiphonaceae bacterium genome contains the following:
- a CDS encoding aminoglycoside phosphotransferase family protein — MSESALRAPTEQDAMTVVEVVMQRPAHQIERFPTGLCHYVYDVVTDHGQRVVVRLARADTAPLLLGGINWSRVLRPRGVPLPALLHADATATIVPFAFMLLEHLPGVDLGRVYAQMSRQHKRGVAAAIVRIQRLVHALPPGSGYGYATALQTALPHQSWTALVAQTLIDAHQHIARVGVVDLRHVDRVERRLPRFKAYLDAVAPTAFLDDTTTKNVLIDRGRVAGIVDVDVVCYGDPLWTVALTQMALLQQRLDLDYIAAWTELLNLTREQQRILPFYTAVFCIGFLSELGIAHNQASAAAVEAARVDHLTRILDTLLEAC; from the coding sequence ATGAGTGAATCAGCGCTGCGCGCGCCGACCGAACAGGACGCCATGACCGTCGTCGAAGTGGTCATGCAGCGTCCGGCTCACCAGATCGAGCGCTTCCCGACGGGGCTGTGCCATTATGTCTATGATGTCGTGACCGACCATGGGCAGCGGGTCGTCGTCCGCCTGGCGCGCGCGGATACCGCGCCGCTCTTGCTTGGCGGTATCAACTGGTCGCGCGTGCTCCGTCCGCGCGGCGTGCCCTTACCCGCCCTGCTCCACGCGGATGCGACGGCCACGATTGTCCCGTTTGCCTTCATGCTGCTGGAGCATCTGCCTGGGGTCGACCTGGGCCGGGTCTACGCACAGATGTCACGGCAGCACAAGCGCGGCGTTGCGGCGGCCATCGTCCGCATCCAGCGGCTCGTCCACGCCTTACCGCCTGGCTCCGGCTACGGCTATGCCACCGCGCTCCAGACGGCGCTGCCGCACCAAAGCTGGACCGCACTTGTCGCGCAGACGCTCATCGACGCGCATCAGCACATTGCCCGGGTCGGCGTGGTCGACCTCCGCCACGTCGATCGGGTGGAGCGTCGGCTGCCACGGTTCAAAGCGTACCTCGACGCGGTCGCGCCCACCGCCTTCCTCGACGACACCACCACGAAGAACGTCCTCATCGACCGGGGCAGGGTCGCAGGCATCGTCGATGTGGACGTGGTCTGCTACGGCGATCCGCTCTGGACGGTCGCCTTGACGCAGATGGCCCTGCTGCAACAACGGCTGGATCTCGACTATATCGCGGCGTGGACGGAGCTGCTCAACCTCACGCGGGAACAGCAGCGCATCCTCCCCTTCTACACGGCGGTCTTCTGCATCGGCTTTTTGAGTGAGCTTGGCATAGCCCATAATCAAGCGTCTGCGGCGGCGGTGGAGGCAGCGAGGGTCGACCACCTCACGCGCATCCTCGATACGCTCCTTGAGGCATGCTGA